The DNA sequence GGAAGCATATGAGCTACGTAGCGCAGAAGGGTAGCATGGCGATTATTCGCGATCATGCGCTGATCTTTCACGGCTGTGTGCCGTGCGACGGGGCGGGCAACTTTATTGAGTTCTCAGTTGATGGGGTGGCGCGTAAGGGCAAGGAGCTCTTTAATGCGCTTGAGCTCTCCGTACAGCGCGCCTTTCAGAGCAAGAGGCAGCAAGATTTAGATCTACTCTGGTACCTATGGTGTGGGCCATTATCGCCACTCTTCGGCAAGGATAAGCTCGCAACGTTTGAGCTATACTTTGTGGGTGATAAGAAAGCTCAACACGAGGAGAAGAACCCATATTTTTCACTTATCCATGAGGCTGCCTTCTGTGACAAAGTGCTTAGAGAGTTCTCGGTTGATGAGAAAGATGGGCTAATAGTTAACGGTCACGTGCCTGTTAAGATTGAGCAGGGGGAATCGCCCCTAAAGCGGTGCGGTAAGGCGGTTACCATCGATGGAGCCTTCTCCGAAGCGTACGGCGACAAGGGCTATACCTTGGTGCTGCAACCTGGCAGGACCTACTTGGCACTTCACAATCACTTTGATTCGGTTGATGATGCTATTCGCAACGGAACCGATATGATTCCAGAGATTCAGGAATTAAAAACATATCCAGCACCCCGTCGTATCTCTGATACTGAACGTGGGAGTGCGATTTTACAGCAAATTTCGCTACTGGAGCTTCTTATTAGGGCTTATCGTGAGAACAAAATTGAGCAGGGCAAGGGATAGCTGCTTGCTATAGGTAATTTCTATGGTAACTGCTGCTGTGCCTGGTTCAACACCTCCAAATTCGGACACCACCCCGGATTCAACCCTGTCACCTGCTCAGCAGAAACTTATGGCGGTTGTGGTCCGGCTCGGGCTCGTCACGCTGCTAGCGTTCTTCTATGTCGACGGTTTCCTGCGCGGCGCGACGCCGCTCGAGATGGTCATGTTCGGGCTGTTCGCGCTGCCGCTGCTCGCCGGCCTCCTGCATACGGTGTGGGACCTGCCCGGGCTGAGTATGCCGTCCTGGGCCGATGTGATCGCAAGTGCGCTTGGCGCCAGCGCCGTCGCGTTCATCGCACGCGGGTGGCACGTCGAGCCAGTGCTCGCCGCAGCCGTGGTCGGCGTGCTGGGTGCGCTGCCGATCTTGCCGGCCTCGATCCGTTCCGTTGCCGCACCGATCTACGTCGGTGCCTTTGCCGGCATGACGTCACCGCTCGTGCTCGCGCACCCGGGCTGGATCGCGCTGGCCGGAGCGACCGCCGGACTGCTGTACTCGCTGCTGCGCTCCACCTGGATCGGCGTGGGCGGCAAGCTGGGGTTCCTCGCGTTCTCCGGTGTCAGTTTCGCGGCGCTGATCGCGGACCACATCGGGGCGTCACCCGGCGGCGCCAAGCTGCTGCAGCTGCAAACGGCCGATCAACTCGCCGTCCTAGTCACCGCGCCTCTGGCGGCGCTAGCGACCTACGAAGTGCAGCGACATCTGCGCTGGAGCCCGGTGCTGGCGTCGGCGTCCGTGACCTGCACGTTCGTGCTGGCGATGGTGCTCGTGGGCGCGGAGTCGCTGTTTGTGGTGGCGCCCTCCGCCATCGCTTGCTTTGGCGGTAGCTTCATCGCGATGACGGGTGAAATTCATGCAGCCAGCCGACCGTGGCTGCCGGCCGCAGGCGGGCTCCTTTACGCGCTGCTCCAGATCGCCCTCGAGCCGACGCTCGCAGGCATGGGCGGAGATTTCGGCGCGACGGCGGTCGTCGCGGTGCTCGTGGTGATCGGTATCGAAAAGCTCGTAGAGCCGTTGTTCGGCGCAACGCGGCGCAAGCGCACGTAGATCCTTGGTAAGATAATTATTAATTGTTTAAAAATGGTTCTCAACTATCATTTCTGACTGAGGTATGAAACCTGGTTTAGGCCATGCTGGTTTTATTCCCTTACCAACAACCAACATAGCTGCAATCGCATAGTCCTTAGGCAAATAAATCAATTCGGCTACTTTATCAAAATCAAAGCCAACCATGGGACATGAATCATATCCCATTGCTTTTGCAGAGAGCATCATAGTTTGTAACATGATTCCAGCAGAACGCATCGCTTCATCACGCTGAAGCTGCTCCTTTCCGGCATAAAATGGATTAATCCATGGAACGAGAATATCTTGAGCTTCTTTAGGTGCATTGACCCAATATCTTGCAGGATCTTTTTCCCAAGCCTTTATATCCACAGTCACTACAAATAATAATGATCCATCAGTAACCTGCGCTTGATCATAAGCCACTTCTCGTAACTTTAGCCTTAAAGCCTTATCAGTCACGTTTACTAAACGCCAGTGCTGAATATTAAAAGATGATGGGGCTTGCATAGCTAGATCAAGCAGCTGCTCTGTCTCTTGCTTGGTAAATTGATGGTGTGGATCAAATTGCTTTACTGCTCTGCGTTCGCGAATTGCATCAAATGTGTTCATTGCTTCCCCATTGAGGTTTAAGAATATTGAGTATAACGCAAGTTTCAAATCAAGGATAGGAAGATCAATTCACTTTCTGCAAGTAGACGATCTGCGGTCTCGACATTTCAACAGGACCCTTGGTATGGCCGAAAGTTGTAGAAAAGTTGTTTCTAGTCCCCAAGATTAATGCATTTAAAGTCGAGGAAAAAAGACTATTCCCCTGCCACCGCCTTCCAACGAAGCCTCATCAACACAGTCACGGCATTCTTCCCGCCGGGCTCCTGGGGCAACGACGTCAGCGAGGGGAGCGTGCCCGTCTCAGGCTTCCCCCAAAGGTCACAAATGTACCCAAACTGGTCGTCACTCTCCGAGTTCACCGGCGCAGCAGCATAGTATGAATTCGCCACGCACGTCGAAGCTACGGGGCCCATTGTAACGCCGAAGTACCCATTGGCTTGTGCCCAGGTTCCCGTGAAATCGGTAGGGGTTCTCGTCCACTGACTGCCCTTCTTGAACTGCTGGCAGATGCCAGTGCAAGCTCTCGAGGAGGCGACTTTC is a window from the Pseudomonadota bacterium genome containing:
- a CDS encoding nitroreductase family protein, whose product is MNTFDAIRERRAVKQFDPHHQFTKQETEQLLDLAMQAPSSFNIQHWRLVNVTDKALRLKLREVAYDQAQVTDGSLLFVVTVDIKAWEKDPARYWVNAPKEAQDILVPWINPFYAGKEQLQRDEAMRSAGIMLQTMMLSAKAMGYDSCPMVGFDFDKVAELIYLPKDYAIAAMLVVGKGIKPAWPKPGFIPQSEMIVENHF